Proteins encoded together in one Drosophila willistoni isolate 14030-0811.24 chromosome XR unlocalized genomic scaffold, UCI_dwil_1.1 Seg105, whole genome shotgun sequence window:
- the LOC6645139 gene encoding uncharacterized protein CG32395 — protein MKSLNLLNRCTRIFLRLTVLLTQIFGVTLFIYDKKQRLFRQSGKLMTYGFVILVLILLHMLLFGINALRIFISLTPFAIFMGCNLLVLVVRLHVLINNRKCLRLLNEMQEMLEKLQLMAKHPNIFRVSHSLLLLLTVQNLLRSLTRVYDIELEDKSKITAIYLFITSTIMLTFLLQITINICLLIVLIACYDELRQSTKKISKAVHTLRQAQVLEGGQLFLLVEQLCVLTEDLILLRHQVHRLNVKIIKLFRFHWLCTFLYWLMPILLIPAVNRMVMYKHAISLMNIAFYCTIFEIFVWKSKLSKSFWHFHLINYHAEFDRTIERLFHQEIVQRIKVSIYGNSLDMKFLFKIFSICGNLKRQQHHHNWI, from the exons ATGAAGTCGTTGAATTTGTTAAATCGATGCACGCGAATTTTCCTGCGGCTCACCGTGTTGCTGACTCAAATCTTTGGTGTTACACTTTTCATCTACGACAAAAAGCAGCGACTGTTCCGACAATCAGGGAAGCTTATGACTTATGGCTTTGTGATTTTAGTCTTGATCCTGCTGCACATGCTGTTGTTTGGGATCAATGCTCTCCGCATATTCATTTCCCTGACCCCATTTGCCATATTTATGGGATGTAATCTTCTGGTTCTAGTAGTCCGTCTTCATGTCCTAATCAATAATCGAAAATGCCTAAGGCTATTGAACGAGATGCAAGAGATGCTCGAAAAATTGCAATTGATGGCCAAGCATCCCAATATTTTCCGAGTGTCACACTCGCTGCTCTTGCTGTTGACTGTGCAAAATCTTTTGCGTTCGTTAACTAGGGTCTACGACATTGAGCTGGAAGATAAATCAAAAATCACTGCAATCTACCTGTTTATAACGTCGACAATCATGCTCACCTTTCTGCTGCAGATCACCATTAATATTTGccttttaattgtgcttattGCCTGCTACGACGAACTGCGTCAGAGCACAAAAAAGATATCCAAAGCGGTGCACACACTGAGGCAGGCACAAGTCCTGGAAGGCGGCCAATTGTTCCTGCTGGTGGAGCAGTTGTGTGTCCTTACCGAGGACTTGATTTTACTGCGCCATCAGGTCCATCGTCTGAATGTGAAGATCATCAAGCTCTTTCGTTTCCATTGGCTTTGCACCTTCCTATACTGGCTGATGCCCATTCTCCTGATCCCGGCCGTTAATCGAATGGTCATGTACAAACACGCCATCTCCCTTATGAATATAGCCTTCTATTGCACTATATTCGAGATCTTTGTGTGGAAATCAAAACTGTCGAAAAGTTTTTGGCACTTTCATTTGATCAATTACCATGCAGAATTCGATAGAACA ATTGAAAGGCTTTTTCATCAGGAGATTGTACAACGCATAAAAGTCTCTATCTATGGCAATAGTTTGGATatgaaatttctttttaagATATTTTCCATTT GTGGAAACCTGAAACGACAACAACACCATCATAATTGGATATAG
- the LOC6645007 gene encoding eukaryotic translation initiation factor 4E1: MLVAKQTQVQMRAEDSETDDVLTDSRSRSTSSSGELKSLSDGTEVQQMQAPKDIQLKHPLEHTWTLWYLENDRSKSWEDMQNEITSFDMVEDFWSLYNHIKPPSEIKIGSDYSLFKKGILPMWEDQGNKCGGRWVINMGRCTKLELDKLWLDVLLILIGETFEHSTEICGAVINLRGKTNKISIWTANGHNEVAVIEIGRKLRDLLGFQAHQLQYQLHKDLMTKQGSPVKAVYVV, encoded by the exons ATGCTGGTAGCAAAACAAACCCAGGTCCAGATGCGGGCAGAAGACAGTGAAACGGATGACGTGTTGACCGATTCGCGTTCGCGTTCCACCAGCTCTAGTGGGGAGCTGAAATCACTCTCGGACGGTACAGAAGTGCAGCAAATGCAGGCACCAAAGGACATCCAATTAAAACACCCATTAGAGCACACCTGGACACTCTGGTATCTGGAGAACGATCGCTCCAAGTCCTGGGAGGATATGCAAAATGAAATTACAAGTTTCGACATGGTAGAGGATTTCTGGAGTCTCTACAACCACATTAAGCCACCATCGGAAATAAAGATTGGCAGCGACTATTCGCTGTTCAAAAAGGGCATATT acccATGTGGGAAGATCAGGGCAACAAGTGTGGCGGTCGTTGGGTCATAAATATGGGTCGCTGCACTAAGCTGGAACTGGACAAGCTATGGCTAGATGTG CTGTTAATACTGATTGGCGAGACCTTTGAGCACAGCACTGAAATCTGCGGAGCAGTCATCAACTTGCGGGGCAAGACCAACAAAATTT CGATTTGGACAGCCAATGGGCACAACGAGGTGGCCGTTATAGAGATTGGACGCAAACTGCGCGACCTACTGGGGTTCCAGGCACATCAACTGCAATACCAATTGCACAAGGACTTGATGACCAAGCAAGGCTCGCCGGTCAAAGCCGTTTACGTAGTGTAA